The window GTGGTAATGATGCGGCGAAAGACAATCGACTGGATGCGGCTGTAGTGCCTGTGTGTCAGCTTGAGCAGATGCAGGCAGAAGGCCTGATTAATATCGACCATTATCGGGTGCTCGATAACCAAACTCCGGTGGGATTTCATTGCCAAGTCTCGACTCGTCTTTATCCCAACTGGTCCATGGCGAAGACCAATCGCGCCTCGCAATCTCTAGCTAAAAGCGTGACCCAAGCGCTGCTGGCACTGCCCGAAGATCACCTCGCCGCTAAGACGGCCGATTCTGCGGGCTGGACCACGGCCGTGAGTCAGCTGGCGATCGATCAGTTACTTAAAGATCTCGACATGCATCCATTACAAACACCTTGGTGGCAAAGGGCGTGGCAGTGGGTCAAGTTACATCAACAATGGGCTTGGTTTGTGCTGGCGATTCTGGTGCTGCTCAATACGTACCATTTCTGGTTGGAGTATCGCTTTAGCCGTCGCGGCCGCGAGTTGATTAACACTCAGCGCCAGCTCAATGAAAACCGCGCGCTACTGGAACATGCCCAGCGCATTGCGATTGCTGGCGAACTTGGCGCGAGTCTCTCCCACGAACTGAATCAACCTTTGGCGGCGATTGGCCATTATTGTCATGGCGCCGAAGTGCGATTACAGCGGGGGACTAGCCCTGAGGAACTGCAATCGGTATTGACGCTGATCCAGCAGGAAGTCACGCGAGCCGACAGCATTATCAGCCGCTTACGCAACCTGTTGAAGAAACGGCCTGTATCGAAACAACCTTTGTATTTGCATGAGCTGGTCAATGAGACTGTGCCGCTGCTCGCCTATGAGTTTGAACAACATCAAATTAATCTTGCCGTAAACGTGAGCGGCGAGCCCTATTTACAGTCCCTCGATGAAGTCGGCATGCAGCAGTTGTTGCTTAACCTGCTGAAAAACGCCGCCGATGCCTGTGTTCAGCGGCTAGAGCTTGAATCCAGTGGCACCGAACAGATCATCACGCAAAAACCATACACGCCGACGATCGATATCGATCTTCGCTACCAAGAACGCATACTCTTGCTGACAGTCACGGATAATGGCACGGGTTTAAGCGAAGCCGCCAGCCTGCTGATGCAAGCCTTTTATTCCACTAAATCAGAGGGATTAGGTTTAGGCTTAGTGATTTGCCGCGATATTGCCGAGAGCCATGGCGGGACGTTTAGCCTAGAAAGCGCAATGGGTGGCGGTTGCCAAGCGCAGGTGGCTATACCGCGTAAACCTGAACCTAATGGAGCACTTTAATGAGTCTTGCGTTACCTGTGTATTTAATCGATGACGATGACTCAGTGCGTCGTTCTTTGCGTTTTATGCTTGAAAGTTATGGTCTCAAGATCACCGACTTTGATAGCGCCGAAGCCTTTTTTACCGCAGTTGACTTAACCCTGCCGGGTTGTGCGCTGGTTGATGTGCGTATGCCGGGCTTGAGCGGCCCGCAGTTGCATCTTGAATTAGTCGCCAAAAATAGTCCGTTAGCTGTGATTTATTTGACCGGACATGGCGATGTGCCTATGGCGGTTGAAGCGCTCAAACTCGGTGCGGTGGATTTTTTCCAAAAGCCCGCCGATGGCGCTAAGTTAGCCGAAGCGGTACTCAAAGCGTTGGAGCATACCAAGGCGCATCATCAAGACAATCAGTATCTTGAGACTTATCAAGCGCTCACGCCAAGGGAGCGGGAGATACTCAACCTGATTGCTCAAGGGTTGAAGAACCAAGAGATTGCCGATAGCCTTTGCATCGCCATGCGCACGGTCGAGATCCACCGCGCTAATTTGATGAAAGGCATGCAAGTGGGATCGTTGGCGGAAATGATGCTGATCTATAGCCGGATCGCTGATCGCCTGCGCCTTGAAGATAACCGCTAAAATTTACCTTTTACTGCGCTAATTGCCGCTTTGTTAGCCGCCTATTTTGGCTAAGTTGTCGTATCATTGGCGGTTAGTATTGGCTTTGCTAGTAGCTTAGTTCTGGGCTTAAAGAAGAGCTTAGTTCTGGGCCCAATTCTGGGCGTAAAGATTGTGAGCCATGGCATTAGTGCTGCGCCGCTTAATTGCCAATACACCGCGATTGCCTTATTTTAGGGGCACTATTTTTAGGTCATGATTTTAAAATCACTTTTTACAGTGCTTTTTTAAGGTCTGTGGCCCTCTTGGATTGTTTTCTCTTTGTCCTGTAGAAGGCTTCTGCAGCTTAGATAAGACGCTCCCGTTTGCATAAGGAATGAAATGGCAAGCTTGATTCGTATTGTGCTGATTGATACGCACCTTCCGGGCGTTGTGGAACTCGCCCTCAATGGCCATACCAACATTTGTGGTACTAACGCCTCAGGTAAGACGACATTACAACGTCTAGTCCCTGTTTTTTATGGCGAATACCCAAGCCGCGTGGTGCCTTCGACCCGCGACAGTTTCGAGCGTTGGTATTTGCCACACGATTCAAGCTACATCATTTACGAATATCAAAAAGCCGATGGCTTACTGTATCAAGCCGTGCTGGCCTCGGCGGGCGATGGCAAGGGCGTTAATTATCGCTTTATCGCCAAAGGTTTTGAGCTAAGCGATTATATTAAATCGCAAAATGGCGACACTATTCTGTGCCACACCATGGCGGAATTAGGCCGTGATTTAAAACGTGCCGGCATCGCCACCACTAACTTGCTCAACACCCGCGAATATCGCGCCATTATTCAAAACGATCGCACCCTATTAAGCACGGGCAGCAACCGCAGCGAACTGCGCGGCTATGCCCGTCAATTTGCCCTGTGTGAGGACGAGCATTCCCTGCGCCACATCGAAAAACTCGCCAAAGCGGTGCACTCCAAAGAAGGCAAGATGGAGACGGTCAAATCCATGATCGCCGCTATTTTGGAGGAAGACGGGGTTAATCCGCCCAGCTCTCGCTTAAATCCGCAGCGCGTTGAAGCGTGGATCCGTGAAAGCCAACTTATCCAAGGGTTTGAAGTCATTCGCCCTGAGTTTGAAAAACTCGAGCAAGAATTTAACCAACTGCTCAGCGCCGAACTGCGCTTATCAAGCTTGTCCCGTGGTTATCGTAACGATGAAACCTTAGAAGCCGATCGCCAAGATATTCAGCAAACCTTATCTAAAGAGCTGAATTTAAAACTCAGATTGCTCGACGATGAATGGAAAGAGCAGCGCGATGAGCTCAACCTCGATTTATCGGCCGCCAAAGGCGATGTGGCCAAGTGCGAGTACGAACTCGATGCCATTGAAGATCAGCACAGCGCCTTTTTAGATGCCAACATAGAGCAAGCTAAGGCCGATCTCGAGATGCTGCCGAACTGGCGCACCGATGTTGAAAACTTAAGTGAACGCCATAAGCTGCAAACCGAGAAGCACCAAGATATCGAGGCGGCCTACAATGCCCGTCGCAGTAAGATTGGCGAGCAGCTAAACCGCGAGTTAGAGGGGCTGCATAGCGACCAAGACAAGCAGCGCGAAGCCCGCGATAAGCAACGCGAAGTCGCGCGCACCGATATTGACGCCTTAGAGCTGCAATGGCGCAACCAAATGGATGCGGGTAAGGCCAGCTTTAGCGAGCAGGAATACCAATTCAAACTCACTGCCGCCGAGCTTAAATTACGAGTCGACGGCGTGACTTACACCGAAGAAGAAAAGCTGAGTCTCGCGATTTTCGACGAACGTATTCACCGCGCCGATGAAGAACAAGAAAGCTGCAATGCCAAGGTTGAGCGCTTAAGCAGCGATGAGCGCAAGCTTAGAGCCAAACGCGACCAAGCCAACGAAGCCTTGCGTATCGCCACCTTAAGGGTGAACGAGCGTCAAACTGCGCTGGATGAACTGCACCATATGCTGTTCCCGCAATCCCATACCCTTTTGGAGTTTCTGCGTAAGGAAGCCCAGGGTTGGGAGCAAAGTTTAGGTAAAGTGATCGCGCCTGAACTACTGCATCGCACTGATTTACATCCAAGCTTAGTGACTGAATCGAGCGAAGCTTTCTTTGGCGTACATTTAGATCTTAAAGCGATCGATGTGCCTGAATATGCCGCCTCCGAGCAAGAGCTGCGGATTCGGTTAAGCAAAGCCGAAGAAGCTCACACTAGCGCCCAAGAAATGCAGGCCGAGGCCGAATCTCAGCTAGTGGCGATTAATGGCGAGTTGGATAATCTCAGCCGTGAACTCACTTTTGCCCGCACAGCGTATAAAAATAGCCGTGACGATCTGCGTCGTCTGTTCGATGAAAAGCGCAGTGAGCAAGATAAAATCAACAAAGCATTGAGCGATCGCAAAGCCCATGCGGGACAAAGACTGACCCAGTTGGATGGCGAGCTGAAACAGCTTAAACATCAGCACGAACTCTGGCTCGAAGAGCAAAAAGAGCAAGCGCTCGAAGCGCGCATGGAAAAACAAGCCTATTGGCAGGAAGTGATCGGCGCGCTCGACAATCAACTCGGCCAAATTAAAGCGACCATTGAAGGCCGCCGTGAAAGTGCCAAAATCGAGCAGAAAGCCTGCGAGACGTGGTACAAAAACGAGCTTAAATCCCGTGGTGTGGATGAGGATAATATCCTCAAACTCAAGCAACAAATTCGCGAGTTAGAAACCCAAATCAGCCGCGCTGAGCAGCGTCGCAGCGACGTACTGCGTTTCGATGATTGGTATCAACATACTTGGCTTGCGCGCAAACCTAAACTGCAAACTCAGCTTGCCGATGTGAAGCGCGCGGTATCGGAAATCGATCAACAGCTAAAGGCGAAAACCTTAGATGTGAAGACTCGCCGTCAACAACTTGAAACCGAACGTAAAGCGTCCGATGCGGCGCAGGTTGAAGCCTCAGAAAACTTAACGAAGTTACGTGCAGTAATGCGTAAACTCGCCGAGCTTAAGTTGCCGACCAATAACGAAGAAGCCCAAGGCAGCCTAGGCGAGCGTCTTCGCCAAGGTGAAGATTTGCTGCTGAAACGCGATTACTTGATGGGGTCAGTGAAGCAATATGTGGAGCATTTCGACTCAGTGATCGCCAGCAAGTCAGGTTCGGGCCTTGCGGAAACCTGGGAGCGTGCCCGTGAGGAATCGAGCTTTATCAACGACAAAGGCATTCGTCTGTTGGATTACCGCAAGTTAGTGCCACAGCTTGAGCAATTGCTGAACGTGATAGTGCCGCAGTCGATTACTGCGCTGCGTGAGCAAGGACGAATTTTTGGTGTCGACTTAACTGCCTTCTACGATGTATTAGCCGATATCGACCGTCGCATCGCGTCCCAAAGTGCGCGTATTACCCGCGAAGTGGGTGAAGAGTTATTCCTTGAGGGCGTGTCTGAATCGGCGGTACGTATTCGTTCGCGCATCAGCGAGTTAGAGTTCTGGCCTGAGCTTGAGCAGTTCGTCAAAGCCTTTAAACATTGGAAAGCCGATGGCTTTAATGGCTTGCCCGATGAGGATTACACCAACAGCATGCGCCGCGCCTTAGACATTATCGGCCGCGCCGCGTTAACTGGGGGCATCTCTAAGTTGCTGGAAATCGAGCTGCGCCTTAAAGAAGGTAACAGCGACTTAATTATCCGCACCGACAGACAGCTTAACGAATCCTCAAGCCATGGTATGGCGTATCTGATTTTGTGTAAGTTCCTGTTGGCATTCACGCGCTTGCTGCGTGGCCGCGCCGATGTGACCATTCACTGGCCAATTGATGAGTTGGGCACTTTGCACCATACCAACGTGAAGAAGATTTTCGACGCCTGCGAAAATAACAATATTTGTGTGCTGGGCGCCTTCCCGAACCCTGAGTCTGAGGTGCTGAACTTGTTCGCCAACCGTTACATTATCAACAAACAAACTAAGAAGTTGCAGGTGGTAAAACCTAAGGTCAACCCAATAGCAGACATGTTGAACAAGCGTTTGTCGAAGGAGGCCATCTAATGAGTGATGCAACCCAAACCGTATTAGTTGGCACTGGCGCTTTGATTGAGCTGTTACTCAAGGGCGAGTTTATTTGCCGCACCACCAATGAAGAAGGCTGGCGCGCCCTTAAAAATAGTAGCACCCGCGAGCGGGTCGAAGCCTATTTAAACCAGATTAACCGTACCGTGGCGTCCGCCGCCGAAGGTGATGTGTTCTTCTGCGGTTATTTGCAGCTCGGCGATAGCGAACGCAAAGTGATTTCATCGCAGTTTAAAGATATCTGTCAGGCATTGATCCCGCTGGTGGAATGGCTGGTATTAGTGCAAGAAGCTAGTGGTCAAGATGCGCCACTGAGCGAAGGCGCGCCCGTGCGTTTGACTGAGCTGCAAAGTCGCATCGAAGACACGCCGGCGTTTCGTGAACAGCTAGCCAAGCTCAGCCAATATCGTTTATTTGGCTCGACCAGTACCAACAGCGATGCGCAAATCAAGTTAGTCTTCAAACGCTTAGTCGAACTCGGCTATTTAGTACGCCCCAATGCGGAGAAGCAAATCTATATCGCCACGGGCAAGCTGGATTATTTGTATGAAGTCATTCGGTTTATCGACGAAACCGAAGGCCTAAGCCTAGAAGCGCAGGCAGAAACGGCGACTCAGCGGGACTTAATCTAATGTTGGCACGATTAAACCTAGGTAAAAGCTGCGACCAAGGAGGCCGTGATGAGCAGTAACTTACATCAGGCGGGGGTTAAGCTGCTCAAGCAGTTAGGTCGCCATGCTGACATCATTATGGACGCCTATTTGGCGGGTTCTCTTAACGAGGATGCCCACGATCCAAGCGTGGTTGAAAAGCTCAAACAGGCCGGCATTTTGTGGCGGCCAGAGCCAGATCAGGAGCTGCGGCTTAAGCGTTCTGTTCGTGCCTTGCTCGAAGAAGGTTTAAGTGACGAGCGTAATCGCCAAATCGACTCTAACGTCGGCTCGGCTCTCGCGACCATTAAAACCTTGGCCGACCATTACAAAGAAGCCCGTCACAGCTCAGATTACAGCGCTGCTGAAGCCTATTTGTCGGATTTGAGCGAGCATGTTTATAGCTTTGCCGACAGTCTGCGTTATTCGATTCGTGTGCTCTGGGGCCGGATCAATAACGAGTTCGGTTATGTCGGTACGATCAACGCAAAGATCCGCGAAAACGAATTAGCCCAAAGCCAAGTCTCTGAATTGCTTAATGGCTTAGAGATGTTCCAGTTTAGTGAGCTTGGCGAAATCGCCGGCGATATCCGAGAGCTGCGCAAACTCTTAGTGACGACTTTGCAAGAAACCATGAGCGACTGCGCCCAGGAACTGAGCGTAGTGCAGGGGCGTTTACTCGAACTCTTAGGTCGCTTTAGGCAAATCCGTGGCCGTACCCGTTTGCTTAAGGGCTGGTTACTCTACACTGACTTGCATCCGGATTATCGTCCTGCGGACCATGTATCCCACAAGGAAATTCCGAGTCTATTCAATCGCGCCGAAATCTTGCTCGCGCCTGCTGCGGTAGATGTGCACAACGCCAGCCAAGAGTTGGAGTTGATGGGCATAGTCGCGCATATCAAGGCCATCAGCCGTCATCCTGTGATTGAAGCGGTACGTGAGCGAGATGCGTCCGTGTCACTCACCCAAAGTGAAGATTTTGATGTGCCGGATAATCCACTTAAACAGGCGGTGGATGAGTATTTTGTCGATGTAATTGAGTCTGGCCTGCGCCAATCTGCGCTGGAATATCTGGTGGATAAGGCATTGCCTTGGGAAGCCGAGAGCTGGATTTATCAAGTGATTGGCGGCTACGAAGGCCTACCCGATGAACACAAAGCTTACTTTGAGCTTGAGCCATTAGGTGAGCCGCATCCCATCTATAGCGGTAACTTTATCATTCGCGATGTTGAGTTATGGCTCGCCTAGGCCAGCAACAACTGCAGCTGTTGGAGAAGGCTTTTATTAAGCGTTCTCCAAAGGTTAAGCTCACGGCTAACTGGCGCGCGATTTACCGCGAGTTAGAAGTGGGTGAGTTAGACGAGTCTGAAAAGCATTTGTGCTTTGCGCCCCGAGATTTTGATCTGTTAAGGCAAGGCGTGTTGGCGCTAATGGGACTTGATCTCCGGGATCTGGATTTCAACGTCGATCGCATGGCGATGTCCGCCAAAAGTCATAATGAGAAGCTAGCCAAGATCCGCCCAGAAGCCGAGTATGTGTTACTCAAGTTTCTGGGCTTTCAATCGCCACCTGTTGCAATATCCGCTTTATCCTCGCTGCGTATTTCTTTGGATGAAGCACAAAAGCATTGCCGTGAACTTCATGTCGCAGCCATCTTAGTGGTTGAAAACTTGGATGTGTTTGATGTTATCCATCAAGCGCGTTTACCTGAGGATCTAACGAACCTCATGGTTATTTACCGTGGCAGCGGTCATCATTCACCGCTTGGTGTGCGGCATTTTTTGCAAGCTATGGCAGGCGAGCTGCCGATTATCGCCTTTACCGACTTAGATCCCGCAGGGCTGCAAATCGCCCATACCTTAATGGGGGTGACCCATTGCCTTGTGCCGCAACTTGCGCTGACGGCTGCTGCCGAGTTGTTGGGCATTGGGCAAATTAATTCAACCTATGATTTCGACAAGCAAGCGAAACAGACCAAATATCTTCAGCATGCCGATTTAAAGCGTTGGCAAGAATTAGCTTTTTGGTTAACTCAACACAGTATTAGCATCAAACAGCAACACCTGCTAGCTCACGGGCTTGAACTAGTGTTAGTGCCATATATTTAGCCATCACGCATGCCATCTCTCTGCGTTAGTGTAATTATCTAGTTTTAAATTCTTTTATAAGTTTAATTTTAGTCATTAAGACTGAGGTTGATTTTCTAATTGTTTTTAATATGTTTGCATTGTGATTTATTGGTTTTCATTCTGTTTAAATATGCTGTTTTAAATAAGTCTTTAGTCTGCTCATTGATTGAGCATAATTATTATTTGTCATTTAAAATCAATTTATTACTAATTTTCCGTGATGCGGTTAGCTTAATTTAAGATGAAAAAGTGAAATTTATTCATTGAATTAACGGCTAGCATGTTTCACTATCCCCTGCCTAAGCCAAAAATGGATTGGCAATTGTGCTCATCATGGAAGATGAATAACAAAAAACTACATTTCTGGGGAAACCACAAGCATGATGAAATCACTTTCGACGCGGATCTTTATAGGTCTGTTTGCGGGTCTTATTTTCGGCACAATAGTGCAGTACTTCTTAAACGATATCGGCTTCTTCTCGGACAATTTGGTCGAGCTTGCTGGCGGCGTTGGCACTATGTTCGTCAATATGATCATGATGCTAGTCGTGCCATTAGTGTTTGTGAGTATTGTTTGTGGTGTCTGTGAGCTGCAAGATCTCAAAAGTTTTGGCCGTTTAGGCGGTAAGACCTTCGGTTTCTATATCATCAATACCTTTGTCGCGATCGCGACGGCATTATTAGTCGTGCTGTTACTCGACCCTGGTAAAGGTGTCGATATGAGCAGTACAGACGGCCTGGCGATTACTGCGACTGAGCTGCCAAGTTTGATGGCACTGGTGATCGACATAGTCCCACGTAACCCTGTAGCGGCCTTTATGTCGGGCAATATGCTGCAAGTGATCTTTATGGCTTTAATGCTTGGTGGCGTGATTAAGTCACTCGGTGAGCATGTCGCTGGCGCAGTGCATGGTTTTCAAACCGCGAATAAAATCATGATGAAGCTGATTTCTGTGGTGATGAGCCTAGCGCCCTACGGTGTATTTGCCTTGATGTTCAAGCTCGGCGCGACCTTAGATGCTGGCGTGTTTATGAGCGTAGTTGAGTACATGGTGCTGATCCTCGCGCTGCTACTACTGTGGATTTTTGTGGTT of the Shewanella baltica genome contains:
- a CDS encoding sensor histidine kinase, with amino-acid sequence MTQRTILRMSLRTKVFITLLACLFASANVFAVEPQNQSAPSDVMDAEVVAPVSTEEPGYQVVDVGVLAIRGYKATINRWQPLMGWLETQIPNSYFRLHPLTLDELAKGVETQGLDFVITNPGQSVLLARQYSLTWLATLRSPLNNGAAMQVGSALVVRADSPYHTLSDLKGRRLGIVSKNAFGGYLTLVYEAQLKGIDLPRFVGEIIPLGFPLDNLLYQLDDQKSGNDAAKDNRLDAAVVPVCQLEQMQAEGLINIDHYRVLDNQTPVGFHCQVSTRLYPNWSMAKTNRASQSLAKSVTQALLALPEDHLAAKTADSAGWTTAVSQLAIDQLLKDLDMHPLQTPWWQRAWQWVKLHQQWAWFVLAILVLLNTYHFWLEYRFSRRGRELINTQRQLNENRALLEHAQRIAIAGELGASLSHELNQPLAAIGHYCHGAEVRLQRGTSPEELQSVLTLIQQEVTRADSIISRLRNLLKKRPVSKQPLYLHELVNETVPLLAYEFEQHQINLAVNVSGEPYLQSLDEVGMQQLLLNLLKNAADACVQRLELESSGTEQIITQKPYTPTIDIDLRYQERILLLTVTDNGTGLSEAASLLMQAFYSTKSEGLGLGLVICRDIAESHGGTFSLESAMGGGCQAQVAIPRKPEPNGAL
- a CDS encoding response regulator transcription factor, which codes for MSLALPVYLIDDDDSVRRSLRFMLESYGLKITDFDSAEAFFTAVDLTLPGCALVDVRMPGLSGPQLHLELVAKNSPLAVIYLTGHGDVPMAVEALKLGAVDFFQKPADGAKLAEAVLKALEHTKAHHQDNQYLETYQALTPREREILNLIAQGLKNQEIADSLCIAMRTVEIHRANLMKGMQVGSLAEMMLIYSRIADRLRLEDNR
- a CDS encoding ATP-binding protein, translated to MASLIRIVLIDTHLPGVVELALNGHTNICGTNASGKTTLQRLVPVFYGEYPSRVVPSTRDSFERWYLPHDSSYIIYEYQKADGLLYQAVLASAGDGKGVNYRFIAKGFELSDYIKSQNGDTILCHTMAELGRDLKRAGIATTNLLNTREYRAIIQNDRTLLSTGSNRSELRGYARQFALCEDEHSLRHIEKLAKAVHSKEGKMETVKSMIAAILEEDGVNPPSSRLNPQRVEAWIRESQLIQGFEVIRPEFEKLEQEFNQLLSAELRLSSLSRGYRNDETLEADRQDIQQTLSKELNLKLRLLDDEWKEQRDELNLDLSAAKGDVAKCEYELDAIEDQHSAFLDANIEQAKADLEMLPNWRTDVENLSERHKLQTEKHQDIEAAYNARRSKIGEQLNRELEGLHSDQDKQREARDKQREVARTDIDALELQWRNQMDAGKASFSEQEYQFKLTAAELKLRVDGVTYTEEEKLSLAIFDERIHRADEEQESCNAKVERLSSDERKLRAKRDQANEALRIATLRVNERQTALDELHHMLFPQSHTLLEFLRKEAQGWEQSLGKVIAPELLHRTDLHPSLVTESSEAFFGVHLDLKAIDVPEYAASEQELRIRLSKAEEAHTSAQEMQAEAESQLVAINGELDNLSRELTFARTAYKNSRDDLRRLFDEKRSEQDKINKALSDRKAHAGQRLTQLDGELKQLKHQHELWLEEQKEQALEARMEKQAYWQEVIGALDNQLGQIKATIEGRRESAKIEQKACETWYKNELKSRGVDEDNILKLKQQIRELETQISRAEQRRSDVLRFDDWYQHTWLARKPKLQTQLADVKRAVSEIDQQLKAKTLDVKTRRQQLETERKASDAAQVEASENLTKLRAVMRKLAELKLPTNNEEAQGSLGERLRQGEDLLLKRDYLMGSVKQYVEHFDSVIASKSGSGLAETWERAREESSFINDKGIRLLDYRKLVPQLEQLLNVIVPQSITALREQGRIFGVDLTAFYDVLADIDRRIASQSARITREVGEELFLEGVSESAVRIRSRISELEFWPELEQFVKAFKHWKADGFNGLPDEDYTNSMRRALDIIGRAALTGGISKLLEIELRLKEGNSDLIIRTDRQLNESSSHGMAYLILCKFLLAFTRLLRGRADVTIHWPIDELGTLHHTNVKKIFDACENNNICVLGAFPNPESEVLNLFANRYIINKQTKKLQVVKPKVNPIADMLNKRLSKEAI
- a CDS encoding DUF7281 domain-containing protein: MARLGQQQLQLLEKAFIKRSPKVKLTANWRAIYRELEVGELDESEKHLCFAPRDFDLLRQGVLALMGLDLRDLDFNVDRMAMSAKSHNEKLAKIRPEAEYVLLKFLGFQSPPVAISALSSLRISLDEAQKHCRELHVAAILVVENLDVFDVIHQARLPEDLTNLMVIYRGSGHHSPLGVRHFLQAMAGELPIIAFTDLDPAGLQIAHTLMGVTHCLVPQLALTAAAELLGIGQINSTYDFDKQAKQTKYLQHADLKRWQELAFWLTQHSISIKQQHLLAHGLELVLVPYI
- a CDS encoding dicarboxylate/amino acid:cation symporter; the encoded protein is MMKSLSTRIFIGLFAGLIFGTIVQYFLNDIGFFSDNLVELAGGVGTMFVNMIMMLVVPLVFVSIVCGVCELQDLKSFGRLGGKTFGFYIINTFVAIATALLVVLLLDPGKGVDMSSTDGLAITATELPSLMALVIDIVPRNPVAAFMSGNMLQVIFMALMLGGVIKSLGEHVAGAVHGFQTANKIMMKLISVVMSLAPYGVFALMFKLGATLDAGVFMSVVEYMVLILALLLLWIFVVYPMAVGIFTPISAKTFREKTQEQVLFSLSTASSNATIPVTMRTLTEKLGVNRAVAGFGVPLGATMNMGGVAIYITIAIFFVANAFGMPITSDQLPSLLFSIFLLSVGAGGVPGGGMVMIGVLIHQMGLPIEAFAIVAALDRIIDMVLTSCNVVGDAAVLTIVDQTEKVHQVELAKS